A genomic window from Salvia miltiorrhiza cultivar Shanhuang (shh) chromosome 5, IMPLAD_Smil_shh, whole genome shotgun sequence includes:
- the LOC130985116 gene encoding protein BZR1 homolog 4-like — protein sequence MMKERGTANGRSALERERTKMRERQRRSITTTIFHGLRKHGGYRLSPRADINEVLRHLALEAGWTVDPDGTTYRSATSTSTGAIACPLCGGGRRSAPATPSCSFLGGGGECSTTASPRRVGDSAANNLSSNGVVATDNDALLGIYVSGAAPLNGGGGGGGSAVFGEGQQLYLVRETRASNQNTPAGSP from the exons ATGATGAAGGAGAGAGGCACGGCTAATGGGCGGAGCgctctagagagagagaggaccaagatgagagagaggcagcgCCGCTCCATCACCACCACCATCTTCCACGGCCTCCGCAAGCACGGCGGCTACCGCCTCTCTCCCCGCGCCGACATCAACGAGGTCCTCCGCCACCTCGCTCTCGAAGCCGGATGGACCGTCGACCCCGACGGCACCACCTACCGCTccgccacctccacctccacc GGAGCGATTGCGTGTCCGCTCTGCGGCGGCGGGAGAAGAAGTGCGCCGGCGACGCCGAGCTGCAGCTTCTTGGGCGGCGGAGGAGAGTGCTCCACCACGGCTTCCCCCCGCCGAGTCGGGGACTCCGCCGCGAATAACCTCTCTTCGAACGGCGTCGTGGCTACGGACAACGACGCGCTGCTCGGCATCTACGTGAGCGGAGCAGCGCCGCtaaacggcggcggcggcggcggaggctcCGCCGTGTTTGGAGAAGGGCAGCAGTTGTACCTGGTGCGTGAGACTCGTGCGTCCAATCAGAACACGCCAGCTGGATCACCTTAA